One part of the Marinobacterium rhizophilum genome encodes these proteins:
- a CDS encoding PilW family protein: protein MRARQGGMSLIELMVSLLIGLVLVLGVVQALMMSRSALVSQASMAAISENARVSFELMRRELRLTGLNATSTSWLSFSQMDDSDHANAWVLSAEGDGATVEYWVNADNELVYRRDSATPQALVDGIAGMDVAFGVGDPSDGSLQYMDQSGIASLAQDNIWALRIELALNDPQDNGSELHFGERSISSTIALRNPLLNAVAGITTAPAAGSDDDDDSGDGDNGADDGGDTGGDTGGDGDGGATDPGDDGDPDDGGGDPDPVASCSVSISGSVFHKHASINMTVGGLSSGSCSNSGANKNPTYSCSGGAYEEGAYIVLTAQQGNTVTASFTLDCAGASSVTIENKDL, encoded by the coding sequence ATGCGAGCCAGACAAGGTGGCATGTCGCTGATCGAACTGATGGTATCGCTGCTGATTGGCCTGGTGCTGGTCCTGGGGGTGGTGCAGGCACTGATGATGAGTCGTTCGGCGCTGGTGAGCCAGGCCAGCATGGCGGCCATATCCGAGAATGCCCGGGTGTCCTTCGAACTGATGCGTCGGGAGCTGCGCCTGACCGGTCTCAATGCCACTTCGACCAGCTGGCTCAGTTTTTCCCAGATGGACGATAGCGATCATGCCAACGCCTGGGTGCTGAGTGCAGAAGGCGATGGTGCCACGGTGGAATACTGGGTCAATGCGGACAACGAACTGGTCTATCGCCGCGACAGTGCAACGCCCCAGGCGCTGGTGGACGGCATTGCCGGCATGGATGTGGCCTTCGGTGTTGGCGATCCGAGCGACGGCAGCCTGCAGTACATGGACCAGAGCGGCATCGCCAGCCTGGCCCAGGACAATATCTGGGCGCTGCGAATCGAGTTGGCGCTCAATGATCCGCAGGATAATGGCTCCGAGCTGCACTTTGGCGAGCGCAGTATCAGCTCCACCATCGCACTGCGCAACCCGCTGCTCAACGCCGTGGCGGGCATTACCACGGCGCCTGCTGCCGGCAGCGACGATGACGATGATTCCGGCGATGGCGACAACGGCGCAGATGACGGCGGCGACACTGGAGGTGATACCGGGGGCGACGGGGATGGCGGTGCTACGGATCCGGGTGACGATGGCGACCCGGATGACGGCGGTGGCGATCCGGATCCTGTGGCCAGCTGTTCGGTGTCGATAAGCGGGTCTGTTTTCCACAAGCATGCGTCCATCAACATGACGGTCGGTGGTTTGTCCTCAGGATCCTGTAGCAATAGCGGGGCAAATAAAAATCCAACCTACTCGTGCAGTGGCGGTGCCTACGAGGAGGGGGCTTATATCGTACTCACGGCACAACAGGGCAATACCGTAACAGCATCTTTCACGCTTGATTGCGCGGGCGCGTCATCGGTAACGATTGAGAACAAGGACTTGTAA
- a CDS encoding type IV pilin protein: MQQGNNRKNGFTLIEVMIVVVIVGIIASFAVPSYVRYVRDSKRSEGQVALMSLSTQLERCFTEGFSYVGASCPTASVDSQSGYYSLSISAAATSYTLTAEPNFQDSQCGDLTLTHTGSRGSSAGNACWK; the protein is encoded by the coding sequence ATGCAGCAAGGCAACAACAGAAAAAACGGCTTTACCCTGATCGAAGTCATGATCGTGGTGGTGATCGTTGGCATTATCGCGTCCTTCGCGGTGCCTTCCTATGTACGTTACGTGCGGGACTCCAAGCGCAGTGAAGGCCAGGTGGCATTGATGAGCCTGTCGACGCAACTTGAGCGCTGTTTTACCGAAGGTTTCTCCTATGTCGGCGCGTCTTGTCCAACGGCTTCCGTTGACAGCCAGAGTGGCTATTACAGCCTGAGCATTTCTGCCGCAGCGACCAGTTATACGCTGACCGCAGAGCCCAATTTCCAGGATAGCCAGTGCGGCGACCTTACCCTTACTCACACCGGCAGCCGGGGGTCCAGTGCAGGGAATGCTTGCTGGAAATAA
- a CDS encoding pilus assembly PilX family protein, translated as MKYNSSPGPLREQGSALIVGMVIMIVMAIAGLSMMNTTLLDERKSSNSRAQLQAFLAAEAGASKAQDYLVSNWSSYSCVVNGALPGMSAVAYGSASYTVTAVVCGTDEVTFRSSGLQQETGASRDIEFVLQNEALRGGGLGGTINFVGNVVTFDTPSSNAFQVDGNGGPAITASTDSYRDGILGAIPSDRIDNYIGGVETADFPETWSTAPGLQALVEAIETSPDARVYNAEGDVNTGDLGSSSDMKITVVKDDLALKGSETGAGVMVVYGDLSYQGTPSWDGLIIVLGGTFAVGGGGNGGLAGSLFIADVDTSQATWTFSGNDLAFDTNGGGTSDYVYDCDKLSDARELLNATGQTLWDMDAGDCSSPGTGSRSGGVVLTQWRELIAR; from the coding sequence ATGAAATACAACTCCAGCCCAGGCCCCTTGCGCGAACAGGGTTCTGCCTTGATCGTTGGCATGGTCATCATGATCGTGATGGCGATCGCGGGCCTTTCGATGATGAACACGACCCTGCTGGACGAGCGCAAGAGCAGCAACTCCAGGGCACAGCTACAGGCTTTCCTGGCGGCGGAGGCCGGTGCCAGCAAGGCGCAGGACTACCTCGTCTCGAACTGGAGCAGTTACAGCTGTGTCGTGAACGGGGCCTTGCCGGGCATGTCCGCGGTGGCCTACGGCAGCGCCAGCTATACCGTCACCGCTGTGGTGTGCGGCACCGATGAGGTAACCTTCAGAAGCAGCGGGCTTCAGCAGGAAACGGGCGCGTCGCGGGACATCGAGTTCGTGCTGCAAAACGAGGCATTGCGCGGTGGTGGCCTCGGCGGCACGATTAATTTCGTCGGTAATGTGGTGACCTTCGATACTCCCAGCTCCAACGCCTTCCAGGTTGATGGTAACGGGGGACCTGCGATCACCGCCTCCACCGACAGCTATCGCGATGGCATTCTGGGAGCCATCCCGTCGGACCGGATTGACAACTACATCGGCGGCGTGGAAACGGCTGACTTTCCCGAAACCTGGAGCACTGCACCGGGCCTGCAGGCGCTGGTGGAGGCTATCGAGACTAGCCCCGATGCGCGGGTTTACAACGCCGAAGGGGATGTGAATACCGGGGATCTGGGCTCCAGTAGCGATATGAAAATAACGGTGGTCAAGGACGACCTGGCGCTCAAGGGCAGCGAGACCGGCGCCGGTGTCATGGTGGTGTATGGCGACCTGTCCTACCAGGGTACGCCAAGCTGGGATGGTCTGATTATTGTACTGGGAGGTACCTTCGCCGTGGGTGGTGGTGGTAACGGCGGCCTGGCGGGTTCCCTGTTTATTGCCGATGTCGATACCAGCCAGGCGACCTGGACGTTTTCGGGCAATGACCTGGCCTTTGACACCAATGGCGGCGGTACCTCGGACTATGTCTATGATTGCGACAAGCTGTCCGATGCCCGGGAGCTCTTGAATGCCACCGGCCAGACCCTGTGGGACATGGATGCCGGGGATTGCAGCAGTCCCGGCACGGGTAGCCGTTCAGGCGGCGTGGTGCTGACGCAGTGGCGGGAACTGATTGCCCGCTAA
- a CDS encoding MbcA/ParS/Xre antitoxin family protein, translated as MVQEDARQRLLEAATGYFGSRQEAQAWLNSPHMGLEGMTPQQMLDSGPALEQIMDLVHQLEQGDAP; from the coding sequence ATGGTTCAGGAAGATGCACGGCAACGGCTGCTGGAGGCCGCCACAGGTTACTTTGGCAGCAGGCAGGAAGCTCAGGCGTGGCTCAACAGCCCGCATATGGGACTGGAGGGCATGACGCCGCAGCAGATGCTGGACTCGGGCCCGGCGCTTGAACAGATTATGGATCTGGTGCATCAGCTGGAGCAGGGTGATGCGCCCTGA
- a CDS encoding TRAP transporter large permease subunit, with the protein MITIPLMAPMLFGFGFDKVWFGVILIIFVEMALITSPVGLNLYIVQAV; encoded by the coding sequence GTGATCACCATTCCGCTGATGGCACCCATGCTGTTCGGGTTTGGTTTCGACAAGGTGTGGTTCGGCGTCATTCTAATTATCTTTGTTGAAATGGCCCTGATTACGTCGCCGGTGGGGCTGAACCTTTATATCGTTCAGGCCGTATGA
- a CDS encoding DUF2848 family protein, whose translation MLTLNIDGRNHSIAIRSLAIAGWAGSDQAHVQEHIEELAALAVAPPSATPLFYRCDPTQLVQT comes from the coding sequence ATGTTGACGCTTAATATTGACGGCCGAAATCACAGCATTGCCATCCGCTCCCTGGCGATTGCCGGTTGGGCTGGCAGTGACCAGGCCCACGTGCAGGAACATATTGAAGAGCTGGCTGCTCTGGCTGTGGCGCCGCCATCCGCGACGCCCCTGTTCTACCGTTGCGATCCGACCCAGCTGGTGCAGACATAA
- a CDS encoding DUF2848 family protein, protein MRSDPAGADIRSPGARGSSSGEAEVCLIVDEQRRLWISLTSDHTDRELESYSVAFSKQLCIKPLAHQAWRYEDVAGHWDQLILRSETEENGQQVEYQQGTLAELLDIPTLLARLPADLQDEQGILPGTALLCGTVPAIGGIRPSGSFSMSLVDPVLGCTLSHHYQTRSLPVVK, encoded by the coding sequence TTGCGATCCGACCCAGCTGGTGCAGACATAAGGTCTCCAGGTGCCAGGGGCAGCAGTTCCGGCGAAGCCGAAGTCTGCCTGATCGTTGATGAACAACGTCGTCTCTGGATCAGTCTCACGTCTGACCATACCGACCGTGAACTGGAAAGCTACAGCGTGGCGTTCTCAAAACAGCTTTGCATCAAGCCCCTGGCCCACCAGGCCTGGCGCTATGAAGATGTGGCCGGGCACTGGGATCAGCTGATTCTGCGCAGCGAAACCGAGGAAAACGGCCAGCAGGTGGAGTACCAGCAGGGTACTCTGGCCGAGCTGCTGGATATTCCAACCCTGCTGGCCCGCCTGCCGGCGGATTTGCAGGATGAGCAGGGTATCCTGCCCGGTACCGCCCTGCTGTGTGGCACTGTGCCGGCCATTGGCGGTATCCGTCCAAGCGGTTCATTCTCCATGAGCCTGGTCGATCCGGTGCTGGGATGCACGCTCAGCCACCACTACCAGACCCGGTCGCTGCCCGTCGTCAAGTAA
- a CDS encoding YkgJ family cysteine cluster protein: MTIELINLPEQGSDVTCASCAARCCRLTVMLLTDTGVPERFIEYDDWGGETMAQGDDGWCLAVDRNTMLCTIYENRPLICREFEMGADECLTERAAPQY, encoded by the coding sequence ATGACCATAGAGCTGATCAATCTGCCTGAACAAGGAAGTGACGTGACCTGCGCCAGCTGCGCCGCGCGCTGCTGCCGCCTGACCGTCATGCTGCTGACCGATACCGGAGTGCCCGAGCGCTTTATCGAGTACGACGACTGGGGCGGCGAGACCATGGCGCAGGGGGATGATGGCTGGTGCCTGGCGGTGGATCGTAACACCATGCTGTGCACCATCTACGAAAACCGGCCACTGATCTGCCGCGAGTTCGAGATGGGCGCCGACGAGTGCCTGACCGAGCGGGCTGCGCCGCAGTATTAG